The genomic segment GCGTATTGTCAGGTACGGTATCGAATGTTTCAGACGTTAGTAAGGAGGAGGGGAGATGGCCAAAGGAGTAAGTACACAGCAGGGCGTTACGCTAGAGAGCGTTTTATCGGGTGAGTCGAGCGATGAGCAGCTTCGAGCATTGTCGTTTGAGCAGGCGCTCAAGCTACTTGAAGAGGTGGTGGCATCGGTTGAGAACGGCACGTTACCGCTCGACCGCGCCATCGGATCTTATGAGAAGGGCAGCGTGTTGGTGCAACACTTGAGGAAGTTGTTGGCCGGTGCTGAGGAGAAGCTGCGCGTTCTTAATCAGGTGGAGTAGTAGGGGGAAGAGCTAACGCCTGAGCGAAGCCGTGGAAGCGCAGTTCTCCAGAACGGCACAGGTATAAATTCAGGAGTGCGATCCCTTTCATGGCCGGTCAGATACCGGCGTTCCCAGTGCTAACGCATCACCGTATATTATTGATCAGTATTAAGGGAGATAAAGATAATTAGAGAGGCCCGACCCGGATTCTCCGTATTTTTTGGTGCTCGCCTGCGCGAGCACTAGGTTCGAACCGGCTCTTTAAAGCTCTAGGTATAAGGGGGATAAGTAGAGAGGCCCGACCCGGATTCGAACCGGGGATCACGGTTTTGCAAACCGTTGCCTTAGCCAACTTGGCTATCGGGCCGCAAGGTCTTTGAAGGTAGCTCGATAGGTAGAAAATATCAACCCACCATTGAGCTGTAACCCCCTAGCTTTATTAGAGCCTAGTTTCTAAGGAGATCTACTCTCCCAGTCTTTTGAATTATTCGGTAATTGTGTAATGTCACTTTGTTAACTGGTTTATCTGTTCGGATTTGGCGTATGACCTATGTAGTTACCCGTAATTGTCTCAGTACTAAGGACCGCTCCTGCGTAGAGGTGTGTCCCGTTGATTGCTTCTACGATATCAAAAAGAAGGAGTATAACGACCAATTCGGTCGTGAAGCCAAGGGCGTGGACTTCGGAATGCTAGTAATCCATCCCGATGAGTGCATCCACTGCGGCGCCTGTGAGACCGAGTGCCCAGTCGAAGCTATCTTTGAGGATTCCGGAGTGCCGGTAGATATGAAAGGTTTCGTGGAGATTAA from the Pseudomonadota bacterium genome contains:
- the xseB gene encoding exodeoxyribonuclease VII small subunit, which produces MAKGVSTQQGVTLESVLSGESSDEQLRALSFEQALKLLEEVVASVENGTLPLDRAIGSYEKGSVLVQHLRKLLAGAEEKLRVLNQVE